In the genome of Natronorubrum daqingense, the window CGTCGCCGACCATCGCGACGAGACGGCCCTCGTCCTGTAACTCGAGGATCTTTTCGTCTTTATCCTCGGGCAACACCTCTGCGAAAACGGTGTCGATGCCGAGTTCGTCGGCGACGCTGTGGGCGACGTCCTCGTCGTCGCCGGTCAACATCGCCACCGAGACGCCCATCTCGTGGAGGGCGTCGATCGCCTCGAAACTCTCCTCGCGGATCACGTCCGCGAGCGCGATCGCACCCACCGGGTGCTCCGCCGCGAGGACGTAGACGACGCCTTCGCCTCGAGCGCCGGCCTCCTCGGCGAAGCGCTCGAGATCGGGGGACGGATCGATCTCGAGGTGGCGAAGGAGGTTCGGCCCGCCGACGGAGACGGTGTGGCCGTCGCGCTCGCTCGGCGTCCCGTTGGCGTCGTCGCCACTCGTCCCACCGGGTGCGACGGCCGAGACGGCGTCGCGTTCGACCGTCGCGCGAACGCCGCGACCCTCGAGCGCTTCGAAGGAACTGACGTCGGGAACCGAGAGACCGCGCTCGTCGGCTTCCTCGCGGATGGCCTGTGCGATCATGTGCTCGGAGTCGCCCTCGGCGGCGGCCGCGAGCGCCAGGGCGTCGTCTTCGTCCCAGTCGTCGACGGTCGTCACGTCGACGATTCCCTGTTCGCCCGCCGTGAGCGTCCCGGTTTTATCGAAGACGACCGTATCGAGGTTTCGCGCTTGCTCCATGGCGATTCGGTCGCGAACGAGCATTCCGCTCCGAGCGGCCATCGAGGTGTTGATCGCCACGACGAGCGGGACGGCCAACCCGAGCGCGTGCGGGCAGGCGATCACGAGCACGGTGACGACGCGTTCGACGACCGGTAGCCCGAAGCCGACGGCGGCGGTCCAGCCGACTGCAGTCACCGCCGCGACGCCGAGTGCAGCGTAGAAGAGCCAGCCCGCAGCCCGGTCGGCGAGCACCTGCGTCCGCGAGCGACTCTCCTGGGCCTCTTCGACCAATCGCATGATACCCGAGAGCGTCGTCTCCTCGCCGGTCGCGGCGATTCGAACGCGGAGGCTGCCGTCGCGGTTGGTCGTCCCCCCGATGACCTCGTCTCCCGGTTCCTTCTTCACCGGCTTCGACTCGCCCGTGATCATCGCCTCGGCGACGTTCGACTCGCCATCCTCGACGACGCCGTCGGCGGGGACGTTCGCTCCGGGCCGAACGAGCACGAGGTCGTCTTCCTCGAGGTCGTCGGTCGACACTTCCTCCGTCTCGCCGTCCTCGCCGATCCGTTCGGCGGTGTCGGGGAGCAACTCGGCGAGTTCGTCGAGTGCGCCCGACGCCCGCCTAACGCTTCGCATCTCGATCCAGTGACCGAGCAGGAAGATGACGATCAGCGTCACGAGTTCCCAGAAGAACGGCTCGCCGATGTCGAAGGCGACCGCAGCGAGGCTGTAGCCGAACGCGACGGTGATCGCGAGCGAGATCAGGAGCATCATCCCGGGCTCGCGGTTTCGGGCCTCGACTGCGCCCATTCGGAGGAACGGAACCCCACCGTAGGCGAAAACGGCGACGCCGAGGACCGGGCCGACGAACTCGCTGCCGGGGAACGTCACCGCGGCGTAGCCGAACCACTCCTGGAGCATCGGGCTGTAGTACAACACCGGGATCGAGAGCACCAGACAGACGAAAAACCGCGTTCGGAACATGTCCTCGTGATCCGAGTGGTCGACGTGTTCGCCGTGGTCGTGATCGTCCTCCTCCTCGTCCCCGTCGTCCGCGCGACGCTCGGTCGGCTTCTCACCAGCCTCGGGATGTCCCCGGTAACAATCGCAGACTCTACAACACGAACAGTAGCTGTCCGTAGGCTTGTTACGGTGCGTCTCGTCGCCGCTCGAGCGCGCCGAACCGTCGTCCTCATCGTGGCCGGTGGCAGATTCGCTCATCGCCGATCACGACCCTGTTCGAGTCGCTCGCGACGTTCGTCGAACTCCTCGCTCGAGAGGTCGCCGCGGGCGTAGGCGCGGCGGAGTTCTTCGAGTGCAGGATCAGGTCGGTTTGCGCTCGCGGCACGGAGCGTTCGGGCTAATACGTATCCGACCCCGAGGACGAGTC includes:
- a CDS encoding heavy metal translocating P-type ATPase translates to MSESATGHDEDDGSARSSGDETHRNKPTDSYCSCCRVCDCYRGHPEAGEKPTERRADDGDEEEDDHDHGEHVDHSDHEDMFRTRFFVCLVLSIPVLYYSPMLQEWFGYAAVTFPGSEFVGPVLGVAVFAYGGVPFLRMGAVEARNREPGMMLLISLAITVAFGYSLAAVAFDIGEPFFWELVTLIVIFLLGHWIEMRSVRRASGALDELAELLPDTAERIGEDGETEEVSTDDLEEDDLVLVRPGANVPADGVVEDGESNVAEAMITGESKPVKKEPGDEVIGGTTNRDGSLRVRIAATGEETTLSGIMRLVEEAQESRSRTQVLADRAAGWLFYAALGVAAVTAVGWTAAVGFGLPVVERVVTVLVIACPHALGLAVPLVVAINTSMAARSGMLVRDRIAMEQARNLDTVVFDKTGTLTAGEQGIVDVTTVDDWDEDDALALAAAAEGDSEHMIAQAIREEADERGLSVPDVSSFEALEGRGVRATVERDAVSAVAPGGTSGDDANGTPSERDGHTVSVGGPNLLRHLEIDPSPDLERFAEEAGARGEGVVYVLAAEHPVGAIALADVIREESFEAIDALHEMGVSVAMLTGDDEDVAHSVADELGIDTVFAEVLPEDKDEKILELQDEGRLVAMVGDGVNDAPALTRSDVGIAIGSGTDVAVEAADVVLVENDPRDVASLVRLSAKSYRKMQENIVWAAGYNVFALPLAAGILAPVGILLSPAVGAVLMSASTVIVAINAQLLRRADLSV